One genomic region from Ammospiza nelsoni isolate bAmmNel1 chromosome 13, bAmmNel1.pri, whole genome shotgun sequence encodes:
- the LOC132079162 gene encoding chymotrypsinogen B-like isoform X1, which translates to MALLWVLSCLALAGFARAALPENCGVPAITPVIRGYNRIVNGEAAVAGSWPWQVSLQRYNGFHFCGGSLISENWVVTAAHCGVRKTDTVVVGAYDQDAPGPDQQELKIEKVFKNPKFNMLTIHDDITLIKLATPAQLSDRVSPVCLPKATDEFPGGMTCVTTGWGLTDANANHTPAVLQQVALPLLTNTQCKEFWGFRIRDVMICAGADGASSCMGDSGGPLVCQKDGAWNLVGIVSWGSSTCDTNSPTVYARVTKLRDWIDSILEAN; encoded by the exons atggctctgctgtgggtgTTGAGCTGCCTGGCTCTGGCGGGCTTTGCCCGTGCCGCCCTCCCTGAGA ACTGCGGCGTGCCCGCCATCACACCCGTCATCCGCGGCTACAACCGCATTGTCAACGGAGAGGCGGCGGTGGCAGggtcctggccatggcaggtgtccctgcag CGCTACAACGGCTTCCACTTCTGCGGCGGCTCCCTGATCAGCGAGAACTGGGTGGTCACCGCTGCGCACTGCGGCGTCAG gaaAACCGACACCGTGGTGGTGGGCGCCTACGACCAGGACGCACCCGGCCCTGATCAGCAGGAGCTGAAAATCGAGAAG GTCTTCAAGAACCCCAAGTTCAACATGCTGACCATCCACGACGACATCACCCTGATCAAACTGGCCACTCCAGCGCAGCTGTCGGATCGCGTGTCCCCCGTCTGCCTGCCCAAGGCCACCGACGAATTCCCGGGGGGAATGACCTGCGTCACCACCGGCTGGGGGCTCACTGACGCCAACG CCAATCACACTCCGGCCGTGCTGCAGCAGgtggctctgcccctgctcaccAACACCCAGTGCAAGGAGTTCTGGGGCTTCCGCATCCGCGACGTGATGATCTGTGCCGGCGCCGACGGAGCCTCTTCCTGCATG GGCGACTCCGGGGGCCCGCTGGTGTGCCAGAAGGACGGCGCCTGGAACCTGGTGGGCATCGtctcctggggcagcagcacctgcgACACCAATTCTCCCACCGTGTACGCCCGCGTCACCAAACTCCGCGACTGGATCGACTCCATCCTGGAGGCCAACTGA
- the LOC132079162 gene encoding chymotrypsinogen 2-like isoform X2 — protein sequence MALLWVLSCLALAGFARAALPESAWDCGVPAITPVIRGYNRIVNGEAAVAGSWPWQVSLQRYNGFHFCGGSLISENWVVTAAHCGVRKTDTVVVGAYDQDAPGPDQQELKIEKVFKNPKFNMLTIHDDITLIKLATPAQLSDRVSPVCLPKATDEFPGGMTCVTTGWGLTDANANHTPAVLQQVALPLLTNTQCKEFWGFRIRDVMICAGADGASSCMGDSGGPLVCQKDGAWNLVGIVSWGSSTCDTNSPTVYARVTKLRDWIDSILEAN from the exons atggctctgctgtgggtgTTGAGCTGCCTGGCTCTGGCGGGCTTTGCCCGTGCCGCCCTCCCTGAGAGTGCGTGGG ACTGCGGCGTGCCCGCCATCACACCCGTCATCCGCGGCTACAACCGCATTGTCAACGGAGAGGCGGCGGTGGCAGggtcctggccatggcaggtgtccctgcag CGCTACAACGGCTTCCACTTCTGCGGCGGCTCCCTGATCAGCGAGAACTGGGTGGTCACCGCTGCGCACTGCGGCGTCAG gaaAACCGACACCGTGGTGGTGGGCGCCTACGACCAGGACGCACCCGGCCCTGATCAGCAGGAGCTGAAAATCGAGAAG GTCTTCAAGAACCCCAAGTTCAACATGCTGACCATCCACGACGACATCACCCTGATCAAACTGGCCACTCCAGCGCAGCTGTCGGATCGCGTGTCCCCCGTCTGCCTGCCCAAGGCCACCGACGAATTCCCGGGGGGAATGACCTGCGTCACCACCGGCTGGGGGCTCACTGACGCCAACG CCAATCACACTCCGGCCGTGCTGCAGCAGgtggctctgcccctgctcaccAACACCCAGTGCAAGGAGTTCTGGGGCTTCCGCATCCGCGACGTGATGATCTGTGCCGGCGCCGACGGAGCCTCTTCCTGCATG GGCGACTCCGGGGGCCCGCTGGTGTGCCAGAAGGACGGCGCCTGGAACCTGGTGGGCATCGtctcctggggcagcagcacctgcgACACCAATTCTCCCACCGTGTACGCCCGCGTCACCAAACTCCGCGACTGGATCGACTCCATCCTGGAGGCCAACTGA
- the LOC132079113 gene encoding LOW QUALITY PROTEIN: probable D-lactate dehydrogenase, mitochondrial (The sequence of the model RefSeq protein was modified relative to this genomic sequence to represent the inferred CDS: deleted 2 bases in 1 codon): MALRRVLALAAALGRRSCCSKPSLPPDFVEALRAVVGAPNVSTATAVREQHGHDESMHPCAPPDVVVWPQAVEQVQELAALCHRSRVPMVPFGTGTGLEGGVNAVQGGVCFDLSRMDAIAELSLEDFSVAVEPGVTHKALNKHLRGTGLWFPVDPGADASLCGMAATGASGTNAVRYGAMRPNVLNLRVVLPDGRLLHTAGPGRHPRWALGGCGAVLGALCQGSARSPALCRKRAAGYDLTSLFVGSEGTLGFLTQATLRLHPLPEASAVTIASFPSVGAAVACTVQVLQAAVPVARIEFLDEVMADACSRFSEMGLPVAATLLLELHGSRHSLAEQQQQTEEIVQQNGGSSLAWAEGQEERERLWSMRHNAWYAALALRPGCQGYSTDVCVPISRLPDVVVETKQDLQASNITGPMVGHVGDGNFHCILVFNSQDPEEAQRIHAFTERLGRRALAAGGTCTGEHGVGLGKRALLQEELGPEGLDTLRSIKAALDPHNLMNPGKVL, encoded by the exons ATGGCCCTGCGGAGGGTGCTGgcgctggcagcagccctggggcgccgcagctgctgctccaag CCCTCGCTGCCCCCTGACTTCGTGGAGGCCCTGAGGGCCGTAGTCGGGGCCCCCAATGTCTCCACGGCCACAGCGGTGCGGGAGCAGCACGGCCACGATGAGTCCATGCACCC gtgtgcccccCCGGACGTGGTGGTGTGGCCCCAGGCGGTGGAGCaggtgcaggagctggcagccctCTGTCACCGCAGCCGTGTGCCCATGGTGCCCTTCGGCACCGGGACCGGCCTGGAAGGAGGCGTCAATGCCGTGCAG GGCGGCGTCTGCTTTGACCTGAGCCGCATGGACGCCATCGCAGAGCTGAGCCTCGAGGACTTCTCGGTGGCGGTGGAGCCCGGTGTCACCCACAAGGCCCTCAATAAGCACCTGCGTGGCACCGGGCTCTGGTTCCCTGTCG ACCCTGGGGCGGATGCCTCGCTGTGTGGCATGGCCGCCACGGGTGCCTCGGGCACCAATGCTGTGCGCTACGGCGCCATGCGCCCCAACGTGCTCAACCTGCGCGTGGTGCTGCCGGACGGGCGCCTGCTCCACACCGCCGGCCCTGGCCGCCATCCCAGGTGGGCGCTGGGCGGCTGCGGGGCCGTGCTgggc gccctgtgccaggggagtGCCCGCtcaccagctctgtgcaggaagCGGGCGGCCGGCTACGACCTGACCTCACTCTTCGTGGGCTCTGAGGGCACCCTGGGCTTCCTGACCCAGGCCACGCTGCGCCTGCACCCGCTGCCCGAGGCCTCTGCTGTCACCATCGCCTCCTTCCCCAGCGTGGGGGCGGCCGTGGCCTGCACCgtgcaggtgctgcaggctgCCGTGCCCGTGGCCCGCATCG AGTTCCTGGATGAGGTGATGGCTGATGCCTGCAGCCGCTTCAGTGAGATGGGGCTGCCAGTGGCGGCCAcgctcctcctggagctgcacgGCTCCCGGCATagcctggctgagcagcagcagcagacgg AGGAGATTGTGCAACAGAACggtggctccagcctggcctgggcggaggggcaggaggagcggGAGCGGCTCTGGTCCATGCGCCACAACGCCTGGTacgctgccctggccctgcgGCCCGGCTGCCAG GGCTACTCCACTGACGTCTGTGTGCCCATCTCCCGCCTGCCTGATGTGGTGGTGGAGACCAAGCAGGACCTGCAGGCCTCCAACATCACTG GACCCATGGTGGGACATGTGGGCGATGGCAACTTCCACTGCATCCTCGTCTTCAACTCCCAGGACCCGGAGGAGGCCCAGCGCATCCACGCCTTCACCGAGCGCCTGGGCAG GCGGGCGCTGGCAGCAGGGGGCACCTGCACCGGGGAGCAcggcgtggggctgggcaagcgggcactgctgcaggaggagctgggcccGGAGGGCCTGGACACCCTGCGCTCCATCAAGGCTGCACTCGACCCCCACAACCTCATGAACCCTGGCAAGGTGCTCTga
- the LOC132079273 gene encoding probable D-lactate dehydrogenase, mitochondrial, with protein MALRRVLALAAALGRRSCCSKPSLPPDFVEALRAMVGAPNVSTATAVREQHGHDESMHPCAPPDVVVWPQAVEQVQELAALCHRSRVPMVPFGTGTGLEGGVNAVQGGVCFDLSRMDAIAELSLEDFSVAVEPGVTHKALNKHLRGTGLWFPVGTVGERGSWGWE; from the exons ATGGCCCTGCGGAGGGTGCTGgcgctggcagcagccctggggcgccgcagctgctgctccaag CCCTCGCTGCCCCCTGACTTCGTGGAGGCCCTGAGGGCCATGGTCGGGGCCCCCAATGTCTCCACGGCCACAGCGGTGCGGGAGCAGCACGGCCACGATGAGTCCATGCACCC gtgtgcccccCCGGACGTGGTGGTGTGGCCCCAGGCGGTGGAGCaggtgcaggagctggcagccctCTGTCACCGCAGCCGTGTGCCCATGGTGCCCTTCGGCACCGGGACCGGCCTGGAAGGAGGCGTCAATGCCGTGCAG GGCGGCGTCTGCTTTGACCTGAGCCGCATGGACGCCATCGCAGAGCTGAGCCTCGAGGACTTCTCGGTGGCGGTGGAGCCCGGTGTCACCCACAAGGCCCTCAATAAGCACCTGCGTGGCACCGGGCTCTGGTTCCCTGTCGGTACTGTGGGCGAGAGGGGGTCATGGGGCTGGGAGTGA
- the LOC132079145 gene encoding chymotrypsinogen 2-like, producing the protein MALLWVLSCLALAGFAHCGVPAITPVIRGYNRIVNGEAAVAGSWPWQVSLQRYNGFHFCGGSLISENWVVTAAHCGVRKTDTVVVGAYDQDAPGPDQQELKIEKVFKNPKFNMLTIHDDITLIKLATPAQLSDRVSPVCLPKATDEFPGGMTCVTTGWGLTDANANHTPAVLQQVALPLLTNTQCKEFWGFRIRDVMVCAGADGASSCMGDSGGPLVCQKDGAWNLVGIVSWGSSTCDTKTPGVYARVTKLRDWIDSILEAN; encoded by the exons atggctctgctgtgggtgTTGAGCTGCCTGGCTCTGGCGGGCTTTGCCC ACTGCGGCGTGCCCGCCATCACACCCGTCATCCGCGGCTACAACCGCATTGTCAACGGAGAGGCGGCGGTGGCAGggtcctggccatggcaggtgtccctgcag CGCTACAACGGCTTCCACTTCTGCGGCGGCTCCCTGATCAGCGAGAACTGGGTGGTCACCGCTGCGCACTGCGGCGTCAG gaaAACCGACACCGTGGTGGTGGGCGCCTACGACCAGGACGCACCCGGCCCTGATCAGCAGGAGCTGAAAATCGAGAAG GTCTTCAAGAACCCCAAGTTCAACATGCTGACCATCCACGACGACATCACCCTGATCAAACTGGCCACTCCAGCGCAGCTGTCGGATCGCGTGTCCCCCGTCTGCCTGCCCAAGGCCACCGACGAATTCCCGGGGGGAATGACCTGCGTCACCACCGGCTGGGGGCTCACTGACGCCAACG CCAATCACACTCCGGCCGTGCTGCAGCAGgtggctctgcccctgctcaccAACACCCAGTGCAAGGAGTTCTGGGGCTTCCGCATCCGCGACGTGATGGTCTGTGCCGGCGCCGACGGAGCCTCTTCCTGCATG GGCGACTCCGGGGGCCCGCTGGTGTGCCAGAAGGACGGCGCCTGGAACCTGGTGGGCATCGtctcctggggcagcagcacctgcgACACCAAGACCCCTGGCGTGTACGCCCGCGTCACCAAACTCCGCGACTGGATCGACTCCATCCTGGAGGCCAACTGA
- the ZNRF1 gene encoding LOW QUALITY PROTEIN: E3 ubiquitin-protein ligase ZNRF1 (The sequence of the model RefSeq protein was modified relative to this genomic sequence to represent the inferred CDS: deleted 1 base in 1 codon), translated as MGGKQSTATRSRGPFPGVSTDDSAVPPPGGGGGAPPFGHYRAGGGGGAMGLRSRSVSSVAGMGMDPAAAGAVPFGLYAAAARAAGEAERAPGGGGGGPGSDSTYAHGNGFQETGGGHHRDGMLYLGARASLADALPLHIAPRWFSSHSGFKCPICSKSVASDEMEMHFIMCLSKPRLSYNDDVLTKDAGECVICLEELLQGDTIARLPCLCIYHKSCIDSWFEVNRSCPEHPSD; from the exons ATGGGGGGCAAGCAGAGCACGGCGACCCGTTCGCGGGGCCCCTTCCCGGGGGTGTCGACGGATGACAGCGCCGTGCCGCCGCCGGGAGGAGGGGGGGGGGCC CCCCCCTTCGGCCATTaccgggcgggcggcggcggcggcgcgatGGGGCTGCGCAGCCGCTCCGTCAGCTCGGTGGCCGGCATGGGCATGGACCCGGCCGCGGCCGGTGCCGTCCCCTTCGGGCTGTACGCGGCGGCGGCACGGGCGGCGGGGGAGGCCGAGCGGgccccgggcggcggcggcggcggtccGGGCTCCGACTCCACGTACGCCCATGGCAACGGTTTCCAGGAGACGGGAGGCGGTCACCATAGAGACGGGATGCTGTACCTGGGCGCCAGGGCCTCGCTGGCCGACGCGCTGCCCCTTCACATCGCACCGCGGTGGTTCAGCTCGCACAGCG GTTTCAAGTGCCCCATTTGCTCCAAATCTGTGGCTTCTGACGAAATGGAAATGCACTTTATCATGTGTCTGAGCAAACCTCGCCTCTCCTACAACG ATGACGTGCTGACCAAGGACGCCGGCGAGTGCGTGatctgcctggaggagctgctgcagggggacacgatagccaggctgccctgcctcTGCATTTATCACAAAAG CTGTATAGACTCATGGTTTGAAGTGAACAGATCTTGCCCAGAGCATCCTTCTGATTGA